One window of the Vigna radiata var. radiata cultivar VC1973A chromosome 1, Vradiata_ver6, whole genome shotgun sequence genome contains the following:
- the LOC106766696 gene encoding protein NUCLEAR FUSION DEFECTIVE 4 isoform X2, with protein sequence MVFSTAYGRGDELSWGSIKGFSFQVLTGRWFMMFSSFMLMSVSGASYMFSLFSQDIKLVLGYDQSTLNLLSFFQELGANIGIHAGLIYEVTPPWFILAIGGVLNFAGYFLIWLVVTSKIAKPHVWQMCFYLFIGANSHCATNTGALVTSVMNFPISRGVVLGLLTGYTGLSAVIITQLYYALYGDDSKFLIFLMAWLPIAAVFLFLPVIRIHKTVQQPNDTKVLYRFLYLTLVLAGFLMFVTLVQQFFTFSQFEYQITTTVMLLLLVLPLSVVIVEEHKIWKSKLENINREDSQKLLENYPNIATENPYQEKSSQAPQEEISFWENIFNPPERGSNVTMINNLSQIGISLGYPSHTVTTFVSLTSIWIYLGKVVQGVVSEFIILKYRVPRPLMLTSLLLLSCVGHLLVAFNFPNGLYVASIVIGFCYGANWPLIYSVISELFGLKHYSTLYNLGSLAGPIGSYLLGVRVAGYLYDKEAMRQIEAMGKKTSPGEELNCNGEECFKLAFIITTAVSLFGALLSLILVFRTKQLYRSDLYKKYKEAKTDETETGVLQQD encoded by the exons ATGGTATTCTCTACAGCATATGGGAGAGGTGATGAACTTAGTTGGGGAAGCATCAAAGGGTTTTCATTCCAAGTCCTTACAGGGAGATGGTTCATGATGTTTTCATCATTTATGTTGATGTCAGTGTCGGGAGCAAGCTACATGTTTAGCCTATTCTCACAAGATATCAAGTTAGTTCTTGGTTATGACCAATCCACTCTCAATCTATTAAGCTTCTTCCAGGAGTTGGGAGCCAACATAGGCATTCATGCAGGCCTAATCTATGAGGTCACACCACCTTGGTTTATCTTAGCAATTGGTGGGGTTCTCAACTTTGCTGGGTATTTTCTGATTTGGCTTGTTGTCACCAGCAAAATTGCAAAGCCCCATGTGTGGCAGATGTGCTTCTACCTTTTCATTGGAGCCAATTCTCATTGTGCAACTAACACTGGAGCTCTTGTGACCAGTGTAATGAACTTCCCTATCAGCAGAGGAGTAGTTTTAGGCCTTTTGACTGGCTATACAGGTTTAAGTGCAGTAATAATTACTCAGCTATACTATGCCTTGTATGGAGATGACTCTAAATTCCTCATTTTTCTCATGGCATGGCTACCAATTGCTGcagtttttctgtttcttccaGTTATCAGAATCCACAAGACTGTTCAACAGCCAAATGACACCAAAGTTTTATACAGGTTCCTCTATCTGACATTAGTCCTTGCAGGGTTTCTCATGTTTGTAACTTTAGTACAacaatttttcactttctctcaGTTTGAGTATCAGATTACTACCACTGTGATGCTTCTTCTGCTCGTCCTTCCACTTTCTGTTGTTATTGTGGAAGAACACAAGATTTGGAAGAGTAAGCTTGAAAACATCAATAGGGAAGATAGTCAGAAGCTCCTGGAAAACTATCCAAACATAGCTACAGAAAATCCTTATCAAGAGAAGTCTTCCCAGGCTCCCCAAGAAGAAATCTCCTTTTGGGAAAACATATTCAACCCCCCAGAAAGAG GTAGCAACGTCACAATGATAAACAACTTGAGTCAAATTGGAATTTCATTGGGATATCCTTCTCATACCGTAACCACATTTGTCTCTCTTACATCCATTTGGATCTATTTAGGTAAGGTGGTTCAAGGGGTTGTCTCAGAGTTTATCATACTCAAATATAGAGTCCCTAGGCCTCTCATGCTCACATCATTGCTTTTGTTATCTTGCGTAGGCCATCTTTTAGTTGCCTTCAATTTCCCAAATGGTCTCTATGTAGCCTCAATTGTTATAGGGTTCTGCTATGGGGCTAATTGGCCATTAATCTATTCTGTTATATCTGAACTTTTTGGCCTCAAACATTATTCAACACTGTACAATTTAGGGTCACTAGCTGGTCCAATTGGGTCATACTTGCTCGGCGTGAGGGTTGCAGGGTATCTGTATGACAAGGAAGCCATGAGGCAAATAGAAGCTATGGGGAAAAAGACAAGTCCAGGAGAGGAATTGAACTGCAATGGGGAGGAGTGCTTCAAGTTAGCATTCATTATAACCACTGCAGTTAGCTTGTTTGGGGCACTTCTGTCACTCATTTTGGTCTTTAGGACTAAACAACTTTACAGAAGTGACCTATACAAGAAATACAAAGAAGCTAAAACTGATGAAACTGAAACAGGTGTGTTACAACAGGATTGA
- the LOC106766696 gene encoding protein NUCLEAR FUSION DEFECTIVE 4 isoform X1, with amino-acid sequence MVFSTAYGRGDELSWGSIKGFSFQVLTGRWFMMFSSFMLMSVSGASYMFSLFSQDIKLVLGYDQSTLNLLSFFQELGANIGIHAGLIYEVTPPWFILAIGGVLNFAGYFLIWLVVTSKIAKPHVWQMCFYLFIGANSHCATNTGALVTSVMNFPISRGVVLGLLTGYTGLSAVIITQLYYALYGDDSKFLIFLMAWLPIAAVFLFLPVIRIHKTVQQPNDTKVLYRFLYLTLVLAGFLMFVTLVQQFFTFSQFEYQITTTVMLLLLVLPLSVVIVEEHKIWKSKLENINREDSQKLLENYPNIATENPYQEKSSQAPQEEISFWENIFNPPERGEDHTILQASFSLDMVLLLLTSICSLGSNVTMINNLSQIGISLGYPSHTVTTFVSLTSIWIYLGKVVQGVVSEFIILKYRVPRPLMLTSLLLLSCVGHLLVAFNFPNGLYVASIVIGFCYGANWPLIYSVISELFGLKHYSTLYNLGSLAGPIGSYLLGVRVAGYLYDKEAMRQIEAMGKKTSPGEELNCNGEECFKLAFIITTAVSLFGALLSLILVFRTKQLYRSDLYKKYKEAKTDETETGVLQQD; translated from the coding sequence ATGGTATTCTCTACAGCATATGGGAGAGGTGATGAACTTAGTTGGGGAAGCATCAAAGGGTTTTCATTCCAAGTCCTTACAGGGAGATGGTTCATGATGTTTTCATCATTTATGTTGATGTCAGTGTCGGGAGCAAGCTACATGTTTAGCCTATTCTCACAAGATATCAAGTTAGTTCTTGGTTATGACCAATCCACTCTCAATCTATTAAGCTTCTTCCAGGAGTTGGGAGCCAACATAGGCATTCATGCAGGCCTAATCTATGAGGTCACACCACCTTGGTTTATCTTAGCAATTGGTGGGGTTCTCAACTTTGCTGGGTATTTTCTGATTTGGCTTGTTGTCACCAGCAAAATTGCAAAGCCCCATGTGTGGCAGATGTGCTTCTACCTTTTCATTGGAGCCAATTCTCATTGTGCAACTAACACTGGAGCTCTTGTGACCAGTGTAATGAACTTCCCTATCAGCAGAGGAGTAGTTTTAGGCCTTTTGACTGGCTATACAGGTTTAAGTGCAGTAATAATTACTCAGCTATACTATGCCTTGTATGGAGATGACTCTAAATTCCTCATTTTTCTCATGGCATGGCTACCAATTGCTGcagtttttctgtttcttccaGTTATCAGAATCCACAAGACTGTTCAACAGCCAAATGACACCAAAGTTTTATACAGGTTCCTCTATCTGACATTAGTCCTTGCAGGGTTTCTCATGTTTGTAACTTTAGTACAacaatttttcactttctctcaGTTTGAGTATCAGATTACTACCACTGTGATGCTTCTTCTGCTCGTCCTTCCACTTTCTGTTGTTATTGTGGAAGAACACAAGATTTGGAAGAGTAAGCTTGAAAACATCAATAGGGAAGATAGTCAGAAGCTCCTGGAAAACTATCCAAACATAGCTACAGAAAATCCTTATCAAGAGAAGTCTTCCCAGGCTCCCCAAGAAGAAATCTCCTTTTGGGAAAACATATTCAACCCCCCAGAAAGAGGTGAAGATCATACAATACTTCAAGCCAGTTTTAGCCTTGACATGGTGCTGCTCTTATTAACTTCTATATGTTCACTAGGTAGCAACGTCACAATGATAAACAACTTGAGTCAAATTGGAATTTCATTGGGATATCCTTCTCATACCGTAACCACATTTGTCTCTCTTACATCCATTTGGATCTATTTAGGTAAGGTGGTTCAAGGGGTTGTCTCAGAGTTTATCATACTCAAATATAGAGTCCCTAGGCCTCTCATGCTCACATCATTGCTTTTGTTATCTTGCGTAGGCCATCTTTTAGTTGCCTTCAATTTCCCAAATGGTCTCTATGTAGCCTCAATTGTTATAGGGTTCTGCTATGGGGCTAATTGGCCATTAATCTATTCTGTTATATCTGAACTTTTTGGCCTCAAACATTATTCAACACTGTACAATTTAGGGTCACTAGCTGGTCCAATTGGGTCATACTTGCTCGGCGTGAGGGTTGCAGGGTATCTGTATGACAAGGAAGCCATGAGGCAAATAGAAGCTATGGGGAAAAAGACAAGTCCAGGAGAGGAATTGAACTGCAATGGGGAGGAGTGCTTCAAGTTAGCATTCATTATAACCACTGCAGTTAGCTTGTTTGGGGCACTTCTGTCACTCATTTTGGTCTTTAGGACTAAACAACTTTACAGAAGTGACCTATACAAGAAATACAAAGAAGCTAAAACTGATGAAACTGAAACAGGTGTGTTACAACAGGATTGA